One stretch of Miscanthus floridulus cultivar M001 chromosome 18, ASM1932011v1, whole genome shotgun sequence DNA includes these proteins:
- the LOC136520742 gene encoding K(+) efflux antiporter 4-like isoform X2, translating into MRCPLAWSPAKAPTPSPAMLPRRRSNHPGSSFPLPFLLVCGLLLAAAVAFSPAAAAEAAGRGGGGGAGHEGRAGKPEVEAEAEARGDGVAVAEAGGEVVAQGNATEAKEGSLADMIDRALEKEFPESEGEQGGGETDPGSFNNTVAEKQGVLETVARRVTKKNETKDNKSFPFKEVFLDRSEQEDVPTLIDRKDNVFIISNPKSKYPVLQLDLRLISDLVVVIVSATCGGIAFACLGQPVITGYLLAGSIIGPGGFSFVNEMVQVETVAQFGVIFLLFALGLEFSTAKLRIVRAVAVLGGLLQIMLFMFLCGILATLCGGKTKEGVFVGVLLSMSSTAVVLKFLMERNSINALHGQVTVGTLILQDCAVGLLFALLPILSGTSGLLHGVASMTKSLVVLISFLTILSILSRTGVPWFLKLMISLSSQTNELYQLASVAFCLLCAWCSDKLGLSLELGSFAAGVMISTTDLAQHTLEQIEPIRNFFAALFLASIGMLINVHFLWNHVDILLAAVILVITVKTFIVAIVVKGFGYSNKTSLLVGMSLAQIGEFAFVLLSRASSIHLIEGKLYLLLLGTTALSLVTTPLLFKMIPAVVHLGVLLRWFSVDTNQLGLKNDVLRMDSGKRINLIVQGSHDS; encoded by the exons TTCCCCCTCCCGTTCCTCCTCGTCTGCGGCCTGCTCCTCGCTGCGGCCGTCGCATTCtcccccgccgctgccgccgaggccgctggccgcggcggcggcggcggcgctgggcaTGAGGGCCGCGCGGGGAAGCCGGAGGTCGAGGCCGAGGCGGAGGCGCGCGGGGATGGGGTGGCCGTGGCGGAGGCCGGCGGCGAGGTGGTGGCTCAGGGCAATGCCACGGAGGCCAAGGAGGGCAGCCTCGCCGACATGATTGACCGCGCGCTGGAGAAGGAGTTCCCGGAGTCCGAGGGCGAGCAGGGCGGTGGAG AGACCGATCCTGGTAGCTTCAACAACACGGTAGCTGAGAAGCAG GGAGTTCTTGAAACTGTGGCTAGAAGAGTAACAAAGAAGAATGAAACCAAAGATAACAA GTCATTTCCTTTTAAGGAGGTTTTCTTGGATCGATCTGAGCAAGAGGATGTTCCCACATTGATTGATCGGAAG GATAATGTTTTTATCATATCAAACCCGAAGTCAAAATACCCTGTGCTGCAGCTGGACCTTAG ATTGATATCAGATCTTGTAGTTGTTATCGTGTCTGCTACATGTGGTGGAATCGCCTTTGCTTGCCTTGGGCAACCG GTGATTACAGGTTATCTACTTGCAGGATCTATAATTGGGCCTGGAGGTTTTAGCTTTGTCAATGAAATGGTGCAA GTTGAAACGGTAGCCCAGTTTGGTGTGATATTTCTCCTGTTTGCATTGGGACTTGAGTTTTCTACTGCAAAA CTTCGAATTGTTCGTGCTGTTGCTGTTCTCGGAGGATTGCTCCAAATTATGCTGTTCATGTTTCTTTGTGGTATTTTGGCTACG CTATGTGGAGGCAAAACAAAAGAAGGTGTTTTCGTTGGTGTTCTTCTCTCCATGTCTTCAACAGCTGTG GTTTTAAAGTTTCTGATGGAAAGAAATAGTATCAATGCTCTTCATGGCCAAGTTACAGTCGGGACGCTTATATTGCAG GATTGTGCTGTTGGCTTGCTGTTTGCACTTCTTCCAATTTTGAGTGGTACATCTGGCCTTCTTCACGGAGTTGCATCAATGACCAAGTC GCTGGTGGTATTGATATCATTCCTGACCATTCTCTCTATCCTCTCCCGCACCGGCGTTCCTTGGTTTCTTAAACTGATGATAAGTCTGTCATCACAG ACAAATGAACTATACCAGCTGGCATCAGTTGCATTCTGCTTGTTATGTGCTTGG TGTAGTGATAAGTTGGGCCTGAGTCTCGAGTTGGGTTCATTTGCAGCTGGAGTAATGATATCAACAACAGACCTTGCACAACATACTCTTGAACAA ATCGAACCTATCCGCAACTTTTTCGCTGCTCTTTTCCTTGCCAGCATTGGGATGCTAATTAATGTCCATTTCTTGTGGAACCATGTGGATATACTCCTTGCAGCGGTAATTTTGGTGATCACCGTAAAGACCTTTATTGTTGCTATTGTCGTAAAAGGGTTTGGGTATAGCAACAAAACATCTCTTCTT GTCGGCATGTCTCTTGCACAAATAGGAGAGTTTGCTTTTGTTCTCCTAAGCCGTGCTTCAAGTATCCATCTCATCGAG GGCAAGCTATACCTGCTGCTTCTTGGAACCACTGCACTTAGTTTG GTGACAACCCCTTTGCTATTCAAAATGATCCCAGCAGTGGTCCACCTCGGGGTTCTTTTGAGATGGTTTTCTGTCGATACCAATCAG TTGGGCCTGAAAAATGATGTCCTCCGCATGGATAGCGGCAAGCGCATAAATCTGATAGTCCAAGGTTCACATGACTCATGA
- the LOC136520742 gene encoding K(+) efflux antiporter 4-like isoform X3, with protein sequence MRCPLAWSPAKAPTPSPAMLPRRRSNHPGSSFPLPFLLVCGLLLAAAVAFSPAAAAEAAGRGGGGGAGHEGRAGKPEVEAEAEARGDGVAVAEAGGEVVAQGNATEAKEGSLADMIDRALEKEFPESEGEQGGGETDPGSFNNTVAEKQGVLETVARRVTKKNETKDNKSFPFKEVFLDRSEQEDVPTLIDRKDNVFIISNPKSKYPVLQLDLRLISDLVVVIVSATCGGIAFACLGQPVITGYLLAGSIIGPGGFSFVNEMVQVETVAQFGVIFLLFALGLEFSTAKLRIVRAVAVLGGLLQIMLFMFLCGILATLCGGKTKEGVFVGVLLSMSSTAVVLKFLMERNSINALHGQVTVGTLILQDCAVGLLFALLPILSGTSGLLHGVASMTKSLVVLISFLTILSILSRTGVPWFLKLMISLSSQCSDKLGLSLELGSFAAGVMISTTDLAQHTLEQIEPIRNFFAALFLASIGMLINVHFLWNHVDILLAAVILVITVKTFIVAIVVKGFGYSNKTSLLVGMSLAQIGEFAFVLLSRASSIHLIEGKLYLLLLGTTALSLVTTPLLFKMIPAVVHLGVLLRWFSVDTNQVELGLKNDVLRMDSGKRINLIVQGSHDS encoded by the exons TTCCCCCTCCCGTTCCTCCTCGTCTGCGGCCTGCTCCTCGCTGCGGCCGTCGCATTCtcccccgccgctgccgccgaggccgctggccgcggcggcggcggcggcgctgggcaTGAGGGCCGCGCGGGGAAGCCGGAGGTCGAGGCCGAGGCGGAGGCGCGCGGGGATGGGGTGGCCGTGGCGGAGGCCGGCGGCGAGGTGGTGGCTCAGGGCAATGCCACGGAGGCCAAGGAGGGCAGCCTCGCCGACATGATTGACCGCGCGCTGGAGAAGGAGTTCCCGGAGTCCGAGGGCGAGCAGGGCGGTGGAG AGACCGATCCTGGTAGCTTCAACAACACGGTAGCTGAGAAGCAG GGAGTTCTTGAAACTGTGGCTAGAAGAGTAACAAAGAAGAATGAAACCAAAGATAACAA GTCATTTCCTTTTAAGGAGGTTTTCTTGGATCGATCTGAGCAAGAGGATGTTCCCACATTGATTGATCGGAAG GATAATGTTTTTATCATATCAAACCCGAAGTCAAAATACCCTGTGCTGCAGCTGGACCTTAG ATTGATATCAGATCTTGTAGTTGTTATCGTGTCTGCTACATGTGGTGGAATCGCCTTTGCTTGCCTTGGGCAACCG GTGATTACAGGTTATCTACTTGCAGGATCTATAATTGGGCCTGGAGGTTTTAGCTTTGTCAATGAAATGGTGCAA GTTGAAACGGTAGCCCAGTTTGGTGTGATATTTCTCCTGTTTGCATTGGGACTTGAGTTTTCTACTGCAAAA CTTCGAATTGTTCGTGCTGTTGCTGTTCTCGGAGGATTGCTCCAAATTATGCTGTTCATGTTTCTTTGTGGTATTTTGGCTACG CTATGTGGAGGCAAAACAAAAGAAGGTGTTTTCGTTGGTGTTCTTCTCTCCATGTCTTCAACAGCTGTG GTTTTAAAGTTTCTGATGGAAAGAAATAGTATCAATGCTCTTCATGGCCAAGTTACAGTCGGGACGCTTATATTGCAG GATTGTGCTGTTGGCTTGCTGTTTGCACTTCTTCCAATTTTGAGTGGTACATCTGGCCTTCTTCACGGAGTTGCATCAATGACCAAGTC GCTGGTGGTATTGATATCATTCCTGACCATTCTCTCTATCCTCTCCCGCACCGGCGTTCCTTGGTTTCTTAAACTGATGATAAGTCTGTCATCACAG TGTAGTGATAAGTTGGGCCTGAGTCTCGAGTTGGGTTCATTTGCAGCTGGAGTAATGATATCAACAACAGACCTTGCACAACATACTCTTGAACAA ATCGAACCTATCCGCAACTTTTTCGCTGCTCTTTTCCTTGCCAGCATTGGGATGCTAATTAATGTCCATTTCTTGTGGAACCATGTGGATATACTCCTTGCAGCGGTAATTTTGGTGATCACCGTAAAGACCTTTATTGTTGCTATTGTCGTAAAAGGGTTTGGGTATAGCAACAAAACATCTCTTCTT GTCGGCATGTCTCTTGCACAAATAGGAGAGTTTGCTTTTGTTCTCCTAAGCCGTGCTTCAAGTATCCATCTCATCGAG GGCAAGCTATACCTGCTGCTTCTTGGAACCACTGCACTTAGTTTG GTGACAACCCCTTTGCTATTCAAAATGATCCCAGCAGTGGTCCACCTCGGGGTTCTTTTGAGATGGTTTTCTGTCGATACCAATCAGGTGGAG TTGGGCCTGAAAAATGATGTCCTCCGCATGGATAGCGGCAAGCGCATAAATCTGATAGTCCAAGGTTCACATGACTCATGA
- the LOC136520742 gene encoding K(+) efflux antiporter 4-like isoform X1 has product MRCPLAWSPAKAPTPSPAMLPRRRSNHPGSSFPLPFLLVCGLLLAAAVAFSPAAAAEAAGRGGGGGAGHEGRAGKPEVEAEAEARGDGVAVAEAGGEVVAQGNATEAKEGSLADMIDRALEKEFPESEGEQGGGETDPGSFNNTVAEKQGVLETVARRVTKKNETKDNKSFPFKEVFLDRSEQEDVPTLIDRKDNVFIISNPKSKYPVLQLDLRLISDLVVVIVSATCGGIAFACLGQPVITGYLLAGSIIGPGGFSFVNEMVQVETVAQFGVIFLLFALGLEFSTAKLRIVRAVAVLGGLLQIMLFMFLCGILATLCGGKTKEGVFVGVLLSMSSTAVVLKFLMERNSINALHGQVTVGTLILQDCAVGLLFALLPILSGTSGLLHGVASMTKSLVVLISFLTILSILSRTGVPWFLKLMISLSSQTNELYQLASVAFCLLCAWCSDKLGLSLELGSFAAGVMISTTDLAQHTLEQIEPIRNFFAALFLASIGMLINVHFLWNHVDILLAAVILVITVKTFIVAIVVKGFGYSNKTSLLVGMSLAQIGEFAFVLLSRASSIHLIEGKLYLLLLGTTALSLVTTPLLFKMIPAVVHLGVLLRWFSVDTNQVELGLKNDVLRMDSGKRINLIVQGSHDS; this is encoded by the exons TTCCCCCTCCCGTTCCTCCTCGTCTGCGGCCTGCTCCTCGCTGCGGCCGTCGCATTCtcccccgccgctgccgccgaggccgctggccgcggcggcggcggcggcgctgggcaTGAGGGCCGCGCGGGGAAGCCGGAGGTCGAGGCCGAGGCGGAGGCGCGCGGGGATGGGGTGGCCGTGGCGGAGGCCGGCGGCGAGGTGGTGGCTCAGGGCAATGCCACGGAGGCCAAGGAGGGCAGCCTCGCCGACATGATTGACCGCGCGCTGGAGAAGGAGTTCCCGGAGTCCGAGGGCGAGCAGGGCGGTGGAG AGACCGATCCTGGTAGCTTCAACAACACGGTAGCTGAGAAGCAG GGAGTTCTTGAAACTGTGGCTAGAAGAGTAACAAAGAAGAATGAAACCAAAGATAACAA GTCATTTCCTTTTAAGGAGGTTTTCTTGGATCGATCTGAGCAAGAGGATGTTCCCACATTGATTGATCGGAAG GATAATGTTTTTATCATATCAAACCCGAAGTCAAAATACCCTGTGCTGCAGCTGGACCTTAG ATTGATATCAGATCTTGTAGTTGTTATCGTGTCTGCTACATGTGGTGGAATCGCCTTTGCTTGCCTTGGGCAACCG GTGATTACAGGTTATCTACTTGCAGGATCTATAATTGGGCCTGGAGGTTTTAGCTTTGTCAATGAAATGGTGCAA GTTGAAACGGTAGCCCAGTTTGGTGTGATATTTCTCCTGTTTGCATTGGGACTTGAGTTTTCTACTGCAAAA CTTCGAATTGTTCGTGCTGTTGCTGTTCTCGGAGGATTGCTCCAAATTATGCTGTTCATGTTTCTTTGTGGTATTTTGGCTACG CTATGTGGAGGCAAAACAAAAGAAGGTGTTTTCGTTGGTGTTCTTCTCTCCATGTCTTCAACAGCTGTG GTTTTAAAGTTTCTGATGGAAAGAAATAGTATCAATGCTCTTCATGGCCAAGTTACAGTCGGGACGCTTATATTGCAG GATTGTGCTGTTGGCTTGCTGTTTGCACTTCTTCCAATTTTGAGTGGTACATCTGGCCTTCTTCACGGAGTTGCATCAATGACCAAGTC GCTGGTGGTATTGATATCATTCCTGACCATTCTCTCTATCCTCTCCCGCACCGGCGTTCCTTGGTTTCTTAAACTGATGATAAGTCTGTCATCACAG ACAAATGAACTATACCAGCTGGCATCAGTTGCATTCTGCTTGTTATGTGCTTGG TGTAGTGATAAGTTGGGCCTGAGTCTCGAGTTGGGTTCATTTGCAGCTGGAGTAATGATATCAACAACAGACCTTGCACAACATACTCTTGAACAA ATCGAACCTATCCGCAACTTTTTCGCTGCTCTTTTCCTTGCCAGCATTGGGATGCTAATTAATGTCCATTTCTTGTGGAACCATGTGGATATACTCCTTGCAGCGGTAATTTTGGTGATCACCGTAAAGACCTTTATTGTTGCTATTGTCGTAAAAGGGTTTGGGTATAGCAACAAAACATCTCTTCTT GTCGGCATGTCTCTTGCACAAATAGGAGAGTTTGCTTTTGTTCTCCTAAGCCGTGCTTCAAGTATCCATCTCATCGAG GGCAAGCTATACCTGCTGCTTCTTGGAACCACTGCACTTAGTTTG GTGACAACCCCTTTGCTATTCAAAATGATCCCAGCAGTGGTCCACCTCGGGGTTCTTTTGAGATGGTTTTCTGTCGATACCAATCAGGTGGAG TTGGGCCTGAAAAATGATGTCCTCCGCATGGATAGCGGCAAGCGCATAAATCTGATAGTCCAAGGTTCACATGACTCATGA